From Buchnera aphidicola (Aphis helianthi), the proteins below share one genomic window:
- the bioH gene encoding pimeloyl-ACP methyl ester esterase BioH, whose product MKNFTWETRGTGNINLVILNGWGVNTKIWFFIVQKLSIYFKLHLIDLPGIGINNNLNPIKIQKIVEILNYYMPNNSIYLGWSLGGLIVTNFALLYPEKTLGLINVASSPYFIKQKNWPGIEKKKICYIYRDLLKKYNETINNFLSLQISKEKQYFEDLEILKKILFQQNNQPNQKTLKTGLEILLSVDLRSKISMIKVPFLRIYGSLDHLVPKKISNLIDLICPNSHSIIIENAGHIPFISHKDKFCSILLKYFLKKI is encoded by the coding sequence ATGAAAAACTTTACTTGGGAAACTAGAGGAACTGGAAATATTAATCTTGTTATATTAAATGGATGGGGTGTTAACACAAAAATATGGTTTTTTATCGTTCAAAAACTCAGTATTTATTTTAAATTACATTTAATTGATTTGCCTGGAATAGGCATTAATAATAATTTGAATCCTATTAAAATTCAAAAAATAGTTGAAATACTAAATTATTATATGCCTAATAATTCTATTTATTTAGGATGGTCACTTGGAGGGTTAATTGTAACTAATTTTGCTTTATTATATCCTGAAAAAACTTTAGGACTTATTAATGTAGCCTCTTCTCCTTATTTTATAAAACAAAAAAACTGGCCAGGAATAGAAAAAAAGAAAATCTGTTATATATATCGTGATTTATTAAAAAAATATAATGAAACAATAAATAATTTTTTATCTTTACAAATATCAAAAGAAAAACAATATTTCGAAGATTTAGAGATATTAAAAAAAATATTATTTCAGCAAAATAATCAACCAAACCAGAAAACATTAAAAACAGGATTAGAAATACTTTTATCAGTTGATTTAAGATCTAAAATATCTATGATTAAAGTTCCATTTTTACGTATATATGGTTCTTTAGATCATTTAGTACCTAAAAAAATTTCAAATTTAATTGATTTAATATGTCCTAATAGCCATTCTATTATCATAGAAAATGCAGGACACATACCGTTTATTTCACATAAAGATAAATTTTGTTCTATTTTATTAAAATATTTTTTAAAAAAAATATAA
- the ssb gene encoding single-stranded DNA-binding protein — MASRGVNKVILIGHLGQDPEVRYMPNGNAVVNMTLATSENWKDKNTGENKEKTEWHRVVLFGKLAEIAGEYLRKGSQIYIEGSLQTRKWQDQNGFERYTTEVIVNIGGTMQMLGNRNSNSHNLSASENNTILKTKKIETIATSKNKEKYKLKKEDIDSEEMDFDDEIPF; from the coding sequence ATGGCAAGTAGAGGTGTAAATAAAGTAATTTTAATTGGTCATTTAGGTCAAGATCCAGAAGTACGATACATGCCAAATGGTAATGCAGTAGTAAATATGACGCTTGCAACTTCAGAAAATTGGAAAGATAAAAATACAGGTGAAAATAAAGAAAAAACGGAATGGCATAGAGTAGTTTTATTTGGAAAATTAGCAGAAATAGCTGGAGAATATTTGCGAAAAGGCTCTCAAATATATATTGAAGGATCACTTCAAACAAGAAAGTGGCAAGACCAAAATGGTTTTGAACGATATACAACAGAAGTAATAGTAAATATCGGTGGAACAATGCAAATGCTAGGAAATCGAAATTCTAATTCTCATAATCTTTCTGCAAGTGAAAACAACACTATTTTAAAAACAAAAAAAATAGAAACTATTGCTACATCTAAAAACAAAGAAAAATATAAACTAAAAAAAGAAGACATAGATTCTGAAGAAATGGATTTTGATGATGAAATTCCATTTTAA
- the dnaB gene encoding replicative DNA helicase, whose protein sequence is MVYVTYMGKNKLYLNQINRLKIPPHSIEAEQSVLGGLMLDNEQWDTVSEHVVADDFFSKPHRLIFQEMQQLLNSGHPIDLITLSESLEQKGKLESVGRFSYLAELSKNTPSTANIIAYADIVRERAIVREMILVANKIANAGYDTQGRKSEELLDYAESSVFKIAEKRFKKDSGPKNIEQILDETINNIEKLFLSPNDGVTGINTGYQDLNKKTSGLQRSELIIIAARPSMGKTTFAMNLCENAAMLYDKPVLIFSLEMPGEQIMMRMLASLSRVNQARIRTGKLNDEDWSRMSGTINVLLKKKNIYIDDSSALTPSEVRSRARRIYRENNGLTLIMVDYLQLMRVPALSDNRTLEIAEISRTLKALAKELQVPVIALSQLNRSLEQRSDKRPVNSDLRESGSLEQDADLIMFIYRDEIYHENSDFKGIAEIIIGKQRNGPIGTISLTFNGHWSRFDNYCNPKYD, encoded by the coding sequence ATGGTATATGTAACATATATGGGTAAAAATAAATTATATTTAAATCAAATTAATAGATTAAAAATTCCTCCACATTCGATAGAAGCAGAACAATCAGTACTAGGTGGTTTAATGTTAGATAATGAACAATGGGATACTGTTTCAGAACATGTAGTTGCTGATGATTTTTTTAGTAAACCACATCGTTTAATATTTCAAGAAATGCAACAATTATTAAATTCAGGGCATCCAATTGACTTAATTACATTATCTGAATCTTTAGAACAAAAAGGAAAACTAGAAAGTGTTGGTAGATTTTCTTATTTAGCTGAGTTATCAAAAAATACTCCTAGTACAGCAAACATAATTGCTTATGCTGACATAGTAAGAGAACGTGCAATTGTAAGAGAAATGATATTAGTTGCTAATAAAATAGCAAATGCAGGGTATGACACACAAGGAAGAAAAAGTGAAGAACTTTTAGATTATGCTGAATCCAGTGTTTTTAAAATAGCAGAAAAACGTTTTAAAAAAGATTCAGGACCTAAAAATATTGAACAAATACTTGATGAAACGATTAATAATATTGAAAAATTATTTTTATCTCCTAATGACGGAGTAACAGGAATTAACACAGGATATCAAGATTTAAACAAAAAAACATCAGGCTTACAACGTTCTGAATTAATTATTATTGCAGCACGACCTTCTATGGGAAAAACAACTTTCGCAATGAATTTATGTGAAAATGCTGCTATGTTATATGATAAACCAGTTTTAATTTTTAGTTTAGAAATGCCTGGGGAACAAATTATGATGCGTATGTTAGCGTCTTTATCTAGAGTTAATCAAGCTCGAATTAGAACGGGAAAACTAAACGATGAAGATTGGTCTAGAATGTCAGGTACAATAAATGTTTTACTTAAAAAAAAGAATATTTATATAGATGATTCTTCAGCTCTAACACCCAGTGAAGTTCGCTCTAGAGCACGTCGTATTTATCGTGAAAATAATGGTTTAACTTTAATTATGGTAGATTATTTACAATTAATGAGAGTTCCAGCACTTTCAGATAATCGAACTCTTGAAATTGCCGAAATTTCAAGAACATTAAAAGCACTTGCAAAAGAACTACAAGTACCAGTAATTGCGTTATCACAATTAAATCGTTCTTTAGAACAAAGATCAGATAAAAGACCGGTAAATTCAGATTTACGAGAATCTGGTTCTTTAGAACAAGATGCAGATTTAATTATGTTTATATATCGCGATGAAATATATCATGAAAATAGTGATTTTAAAGGAATAGCCGAAATTATCATTGGAAAACAGAGAAATGGACCAATTGGTACAATAAGTTTAACTTTTAATGGGCACTGGTCTAGATTTGATAATTATTGTAATCCTAAATATGATTAA